A stretch of Triticum aestivum cultivar Chinese Spring chromosome 1D, IWGSC CS RefSeq v2.1, whole genome shotgun sequence DNA encodes these proteins:
- the LOC123182452 gene encoding cytochrome P450 98A1 — translation MDAASLLPFAIALVAIPISLALLDRLRLGRLPPGPRPWPVVGNLRQIKPVRCRCFQEWAERYGPIISVWFGSSLTVVVSTSELAKEVLKEHDQQLADRPRNRSTQRFSRNGQDLIWADYGPHYIKVRKLCNLELFTQKRLEALRSIREDEVTAMVESVHRAAAGPGNEGKPLVVRNHLAMVSFNNITRLAFGKRFMNANGDIDEEGQEFKIIVNNGIKIGASLSVAEYIWYLRWLCPLNEELYKTHNERRDRLTKKIIEEHAQALQERGAKQHFVDALFTLREKYDLSDDTVFGLLWDMITAGMDTTVISVEWAMAELVRNPRVQKKLQEELDSVVGRDRVMSETDFPNLPYLMAVVKESLRLHPPTPLMLPHKASASVKVGGYSIPKGANVMVNVWAVARDPKVWSSPLEFRPERFLEESIDIKGSDFRVLPFGAGRRVCPGAQLGINLVASMIGHMLHHFEWSLPEGARPEDISMMESPGLVTFMGTPLQAVATPRLENEELYKRVPVEI, via the exons ATGGACGCGGCGTCGCTGCTCCCGTTCGCCATCGCGCTGGTGGCGATCCCGATCTCGCTGGCGCTGCTGGACCGGCTGCGGCTGGGCCGGCTGCCGCCGGGCCCGCGCCCGTGGCCGGTGGTGGGCAACCTGCGGCAGATCAAGCCGGTGCGGTGCCGCTGCTTCCAGGAGTGGGCGGAGCGGTACGGGCCCATCATCTCCGTCTGGTTCGGCTCCTCGCTCACCGTCGTCGTCTCCACCTCCGAGCTGGCCAAGGAGGTGCTCAAGGAGCACGACCAGCAGCTCGCCGACCGGCCCCGCAACCGCTCCACCCAGCGCTTCAGCCGCAACGGCCAGGACCTCATCTGGGCCGACTACGGCCCGCACTACATCAAGGTGCGCAAGCTCTGCAACCTCGAGCTCTTCACCCAGAAGCGCCTCGAGGCGCTGCGCTCCATCCGCGAGGACGAGGTCACCGCCATGGTCGAGTccgtccaccgcgccgccgccggccccg GTAATGAAGGAAAGCCATTGGTAGTGAGGAATCACCTTGCTATGGTGTCCTTCAACAATATAACAAGGCTAGCTTTTGGGAAGCGGTTCATGAATGCAAATGGTGACATTGACGAAGAAGGGCAGGAGTTCAAGATTATTGTCAACAATGGTATCAAAATTGGTGCATCTCTCTCTGTTGCTGAATACATTTGGTACTTGAGATGGCTGTGTCCACTTAATGAGGAGCTTTACAAGACCCACAATGAGAGGAGGGATCGTCTGACCAAGAAGATCATTGAAGAGCATGCacaggccctccaggagagaggtGCCAAACAGCACTTTGTGGATGCACTGTTCACTCTCAGAGAGAAGTATGACCTTAGTGATGACACAGTTTTCGGACTTCTATGG GACATGATCACCGCCGGAATGGACACGACAGTCATATCAGTCGAGTGGGCCATGGCAGAGCTGGTGAGGAACCCCAGGGTGCAGAAGAAGCTGCAGGAGGAGCTGGACAGCGTGGTCGGCCGCGATCGCGTCATGTCCGAGACCGACTTCCCGAACCTGCCCTACCTGATGGCCGTCGTGAAGGAGTCCCTCCGCCTGCACCCGCCGACGCCGCTCATGCTGCCCCACAAGGCCAGCGCGAGCGTCAAGGTCGGCGGCTACAGCATCCCCAAGGGCGCCAACGTGATGGTGAACGTGTGGGCGGTGGCCCGGGACCCCAAGGTGTGGAGCAGCCCGCTGGAGTTCCGGCCGGAGCGGTTCCTGGAGGAGAGCATCGACATCAAGGGCAGCGACTTCAGGGTGCTGCCCTTCGGCGCGGGCCGGAGGGTGTGCCCCGGCGCGCAGCTCGGGATCAACCTCGTCGCCTCCATGATCGGGCACATGCTGCACCACTTCGAGTGGTCTCTGCCGGAGGGCGCCAGGCCGGAGGACATCAGCATGATGGAGTCCCCCGGGCTCGTCACCTTCATGGGCACGCCGCTGCAGGCCGTCGCCACGCCGCGCCTGGAGAATGAGGAGCTGTACAAGAGGGTCCCGGTTGAGATCTGA